One segment of Comamonas thiooxydans DNA contains the following:
- a CDS encoding hemerythrin domain-containing protein yields MASLEWNAALILDFPVMDAVHEEFVTLLAQVEAAADEQLCALWDELIAHTQQHFDQEDRWMQTTGFATGNCHSQQHKVVLAVLREGAAKGGQGDLATIRHMAAELGPWFSHHAQNMDAALALHMRRSGFDPVTGAVLVPEALPAEPITGCGGACGEAEKMEVVTA; encoded by the coding sequence ATGGCCAGCCTCGAATGGAATGCCGCTCTCATCCTGGATTTTCCCGTCATGGACGCGGTGCATGAAGAGTTCGTCACCTTGCTGGCCCAGGTGGAGGCCGCGGCCGATGAGCAGTTGTGCGCGCTCTGGGACGAGCTGATTGCCCATACCCAGCAGCACTTCGATCAGGAAGACCGCTGGATGCAGACCACGGGCTTTGCCACGGGCAACTGCCACAGCCAGCAGCACAAGGTGGTGCTGGCCGTGCTGCGCGAGGGGGCGGCCAAGGGCGGGCAGGGCGATCTGGCCACGATCCGCCATATGGCGGCCGAGCTGGGCCCGTGGTTCAGCCACCATGCGCAGAATATGGATGCCGCCCTGGCTCTGCACATGCGCCGTTCGGGCTTCGATCCGGTGACCGGCGCGGTGCTGGTGCCCGAGGCTTTGCCGGCCGAGCCGATCACCGGCTGTGGTGGTGCCTGTGGTGAGGCTGAAAAAATGGAAGTGGTCACTGCCTGA
- a CDS encoding MarC family protein: MDIKPLITLVAIINPLAIVPFFIHYTAGFDAEQRWQTIRTAAFAAFCVIAVCALLGLQILQFFNISLQSFQVGGGLLLLISAMNMLNARPAEDRPNNATLAAGVEKAAEGNSIAVVPLTIPLLTGPAAMSTVVIYADQARTIWQHVALVGYGVVVAAAIMVCFSLAHPIARVLGKTGINVMTRLMGLILAALAIEVMAGGLIKIFPILASPAIYP, encoded by the coding sequence ATGGATATCAAGCCGTTGATCACCCTGGTCGCCATCATCAACCCGCTGGCCATCGTCCCGTTCTTCATCCACTACACGGCCGGCTTCGACGCCGAGCAACGCTGGCAGACGATTCGCACCGCCGCCTTTGCCGCCTTCTGCGTGATTGCGGTCTGCGCCCTGCTGGGGTTGCAGATTCTGCAGTTCTTCAATATCTCGCTGCAGAGCTTTCAGGTCGGCGGCGGCCTGCTGCTGCTGATCAGCGCGATGAACATGCTCAACGCCCGCCCTGCCGAAGACCGCCCCAACAATGCCACGCTGGCAGCCGGCGTCGAAAAGGCCGCCGAGGGCAACAGCATTGCCGTCGTGCCGCTAACCATTCCGCTGCTGACCGGGCCCGCCGCCATGTCCACCGTGGTGATCTATGCCGATCAGGCGCGCACCATCTGGCAGCATGTGGCACTGGTCGGATACGGCGTGGTCGTGGCCGCCGCCATCATGGTGTGCTTTTCGCTGGCCCACCCGATTGCCCGTGTGCTGGGCAAGACCGGCATCAATGTGATGACCCGGCTCATGGGCCTGATTCTGGCCGCGCTGGCCATCGAGGTGATGGCGGGAGGCCTGATCAAGATCTTCCCCATCCTGGCCTCCCCGGCGATATACCCTTGA
- a CDS encoding dienelactone hydrolase family protein encodes MGSFVELTAVDGAKTPAYVAMPEGQARGAIVVLQEIFGVNSHIRSVADRYAAQGYVAVAPAMFARVKPDVELGYSEEDMKAGFALKTAVEALPEPGALRDVEAAVAHAATLVPGGKIGVVGFCWGGLMTWRSACNLASVSAAVCYYGGGMTGELEASRQALCPVLAHFGSKDHYISLESVEAFKKAQPQVEVHVYDADHGFNCDQRGSYNEAAAALAGERTLAFFAQHLG; translated from the coding sequence ATGGGCAGCTTTGTTGAACTGACAGCCGTGGATGGCGCAAAAACCCCGGCTTATGTGGCCATGCCCGAGGGCCAGGCACGCGGTGCCATCGTGGTGCTGCAGGAGATCTTCGGCGTGAACTCGCATATCCGCTCCGTGGCAGACCGCTACGCAGCCCAGGGCTATGTGGCCGTGGCGCCCGCCATGTTTGCCCGCGTCAAGCCCGATGTGGAGCTGGGGTACAGCGAAGAAGACATGAAGGCCGGCTTTGCGCTCAAGACCGCAGTGGAGGCCCTGCCCGAGCCTGGCGCGCTGCGCGATGTGGAAGCGGCCGTGGCCCATGCGGCGACGCTGGTGCCCGGCGGCAAGATCGGCGTGGTGGGCTTTTGCTGGGGCGGCCTCATGACTTGGCGCTCGGCCTGCAATCTGGCCAGCGTCTCGGCGGCGGTCTGCTATTACGGCGGCGGCATGACCGGCGAGCTGGAAGCCAGCCGTCAGGCACTGTGCCCGGTGCTGGCCCACTTCGGCAGCAAGGACCATTACATCTCGCTGGAGTCAGTCGAAGCCTTCAAGAAGGCCCAGCCCCAGGTGGAAGTGCATGTCTACGACGCCGACCACGGCTTCAACTGCGACCAGCGCGGCTCCTACAACGAAGCCGCTGCAGCGTTGGCAGGTGAGCGCACTCTGGCCTTCTTCGCCCAGCATCTGGGTTGA
- a CDS encoding magnesium transporter CorA family protein yields MRVLHISPLYAQPVDGLPTQAATTGFYWVSCTRSELEAQLPAIQTMLARLGGSTLVDLHVSDLLNPAIPSNYDYTSVYDVLVFRRLANAHLPPLNGSHAPASPAVTTPPGLPAVMTGTGSAASCAPPPSHSLAHSGQREAPVLQRVETQPVGFALYDQILLSVHPDGCFVLENFWQRLISGPAKTDGRQISTKMPVEPADLMLRMVNGMVDGYLDLRRTLTRQIDHWQMALLKPNKRFSNWASVLDVRLALHQLDEICEDQRAAVQDWTEALEGWPPEHTPARQHERELLRVRSRDVLEHIERVTHHIHRMEQSAETAVQMHFSAQSNRANDIMRTLTTVTAIFLPLNLIAGIFGMNFEFIPFVHKKDGFIWALVAMVIITVVLVAYFWRRRYLESEEKE; encoded by the coding sequence ATGCGTGTGCTGCATATCTCTCCCCTCTATGCCCAGCCAGTCGACGGACTGCCTACGCAGGCGGCGACAACGGGGTTCTACTGGGTCTCCTGCACACGCTCGGAGCTGGAGGCTCAACTGCCAGCCATTCAGACCATGCTGGCCCGGCTGGGCGGCTCCACCCTCGTGGACCTGCATGTCTCCGACCTGCTGAATCCGGCCATCCCCTCCAATTACGACTACACCTCGGTGTACGACGTGCTGGTGTTCCGCCGCCTGGCCAACGCCCATCTGCCGCCGCTCAACGGCAGCCACGCCCCCGCCTCGCCAGCCGTGACCACACCGCCAGGCCTGCCTGCAGTGATGACAGGCACCGGCAGTGCGGCATCCTGCGCCCCACCGCCATCCCACAGCCTGGCCCACAGCGGCCAGCGCGAAGCGCCGGTGCTGCAACGCGTGGAAACCCAGCCCGTGGGCTTTGCGCTGTATGACCAGATCCTGCTGTCCGTACATCCCGACGGCTGCTTTGTGCTGGAAAACTTCTGGCAGCGCCTGATTTCCGGCCCCGCCAAGACTGACGGCCGCCAGATCAGCACCAAGATGCCCGTGGAGCCTGCGGACCTGATGCTGCGCATGGTCAACGGCATGGTGGACGGCTATCTGGACCTGCGCCGCACGCTGACGCGCCAGATCGACCACTGGCAGATGGCGCTGCTCAAGCCCAACAAGCGTTTCAGCAACTGGGCCAGCGTGCTCGACGTGCGCCTGGCGCTGCATCAGCTTGATGAAATCTGCGAAGACCAGCGCGCCGCCGTACAGGACTGGACCGAGGCGCTGGAGGGCTGGCCGCCCGAGCACACACCTGCGCGCCAGCATGAGCGCGAACTGCTGCGCGTGCGCTCGCGCGACGTGCTCGAACATATAGAGCGCGTGACTCACCACATTCACCGCATGGAGCAAAGCGCCGAGACCGCCGTGCAGATGCACTTTTCGGCTCAGAGCAACCGCGCCAACGACATCATGCGCACGCTGACCACGGTGACGGCCATCTTTTTACCGCTGAACCTGATTGCCGGCATCTTCGGCATGAACTTCGAGTTCATACCCTTCGTGCACAAAAAGGACGGCTTCATCTGGGCCCTGGTGGCCATGGTGATCATCACCGTGGTGCTGGTGGCCTATTTCTGGCGCCGCCGCTATCTGGAAAGCGAAGAAAAAGAATGA
- the hemB gene encoding porphobilinogen synthase, translated as MHLSSPTPFPQNRPRRLRRDAFTRNLVRESVLTPHDFIYPVFVHEGQNKREAVPSMPGVDRLSLDLLLPVAEECVKLEIPYLALFPAIEASLKTPDGKEALNPDGLIPRVVRALKKEFPQLGVMTDVALDPYTSHGQDGILDESGYIINDDTVEVLVGQALAHAEAGVDMVAPSDMMDGRIGAIREALELQGHIHTRIMAYSAKYASAFYGPFRDAVGTRGALGKADKNVYQMDPANTDEALREVAQDIAEGADMVMVKPGMPYLDVVRRVKDEFKVPTFAYQVSGEYAMLKAAAANGWLDHDAVMMEALLAFKRAGADGILTYFAIDAAKKLRGL; from the coding sequence ATGCATTTGTCCAGCCCTACTCCTTTTCCCCAGAATCGTCCGCGCCGCCTGCGCCGCGATGCTTTCACCCGCAATCTGGTGCGCGAGAGCGTGCTGACGCCGCACGACTTCATCTACCCCGTGTTCGTGCACGAAGGCCAGAACAAGCGCGAGGCCGTGCCCTCCATGCCCGGCGTGGACCGCCTGAGCCTGGATCTGCTGCTGCCCGTGGCCGAGGAATGCGTGAAGCTGGAGATTCCCTATCTGGCGCTGTTCCCAGCCATCGAAGCCAGCCTCAAGACCCCCGACGGCAAGGAAGCCCTGAACCCCGACGGCCTGATCCCGCGCGTGGTGCGTGCACTGAAAAAGGAATTCCCCCAACTGGGCGTGATGACCGATGTGGCCCTGGACCCCTACACCAGCCACGGCCAGGACGGTATCCTGGACGAGAGCGGCTACATCATCAACGATGACACCGTGGAAGTGCTGGTCGGCCAGGCCCTGGCCCATGCCGAAGCCGGCGTGGACATGGTGGCCCCCAGCGACATGATGGACGGCCGCATCGGCGCCATCCGCGAGGCACTGGAGCTTCAAGGCCATATTCACACCCGCATCATGGCCTATAGCGCCAAGTACGCCAGCGCCTTTTACGGCCCCTTCCGCGATGCCGTGGGCACACGCGGCGCCCTGGGCAAGGCCGACAAGAATGTCTACCAGATGGACCCGGCCAACACCGACGAAGCCCTGCGCGAAGTGGCGCAGGACATCGCCGAAGGCGCGGACATGGTCATGGTCAAGCCCGGCATGCCGTATCTGGACGTGGTGCGCCGCGTCAAGGACGAGTTCAAGGTGCCGACCTTCGCCTACCAGGTGTCCGGCGAATACGCCATGCTCAAGGCCGCTGCCGCCAACGGCTGGCTCGATCACGACGCCGTGATGATGGAAGCCCTGCTGGCCTTCAAGCGCGCGGGCGCCGACGGCATCCTGACCTACTTTGCCATCGACGCCGCCAAGAAGCTGCGTGGCCTGTAA
- a CDS encoding CopD family protein: MLWVKAFHIVFVASWFAGLFYLPRIFVNIAMVTPGSVAERERLLLMARKLLRFTTMLAVPALGLGLWLWLGWGFAGGWLHAKLAVVLLVIGYHHSCAVLLRKLADNTCHKSHRWFRFYNEVPVLLLIAAVILVVVKPF; this comes from the coding sequence ATGCTATGGGTCAAAGCCTTTCACATCGTTTTTGTCGCCAGCTGGTTTGCTGGTCTGTTCTACCTGCCGCGCATCTTTGTCAACATCGCCATGGTCACGCCGGGCTCGGTGGCCGAACGCGAGCGCCTGCTGCTGATGGCGCGCAAGCTGCTGCGCTTCACCACCATGCTGGCCGTGCCCGCGCTGGGTCTGGGCCTGTGGCTGTGGCTGGGCTGGGGCTTCGCGGGCGGCTGGCTGCATGCCAAGCTGGCCGTGGTGCTGCTGGTCATCGGCTACCACCACAGCTGTGCCGTGCTGCTGCGCAAGCTGGCGGACAACACCTGTCACAAAAGCCATCGCTGGTTCCGTTTCTATAACGAAGTGCCGGTGCTGCTGCTGATCGCTGCCGTGATTCTGGTGGTGGTCAAGCCCTTCTGA